Below is a window of Oryza brachyantha chromosome 10, ObraRS2, whole genome shotgun sequence DNA.
AGCCCCTCTCCGGGCCCATCACCATTGGCGGGAAGCTCCATCTCACTCGGGAGCAGTGGGAGGCCTGCCAGGGTGATGGGAAAAAGGGGGAGTCCTCCTCGGTAGGCGGCCGCAAGCGCGGCAATCTGCACAAGGGGCGCGGAGGCGTCCGGGTCAGGTTGCGAGGACGCATCCGGGGTGGAGCCCGCGGAGGCGTCTAGGGCGGCACCACCGGCAACCGCAGGCCGACGCGAGACGACGCCTGCCGCAACTGTGGCAAGACTGGCCACTGGGCCAAGGACTGCCGACAACCACGACAAAGCCAAGCCAACGCCGCACAAGTGGAGGAAGAACCAGCCCTGCTCCTGGCACACGCAAGCATCGAGCTATCTCCAGCGGCACCGGCCGCATCGGCTTTCCTCCACCTAGAAGAGCCGAAGGCACGAGCCCTTCTTGGCGACGACTCCAACGACAAGACTGATGGATGGGTCCTCGACACCGGGGCCACCCATCACATGACCGGTCGACGGGAGTTCTTCACCGAGCTTGATCCCAGCGTCCGAGGCTTCGTCAAGTTTGGGGATGCCTCTGGCGTGGATATCAAGGGCACCGGCTccgtcatcttcaccaccaagtCCGGCGAGCACAGGCTGCTCACCGGAGTCTACTACATCCCCGCGCTGAGGAACTCCATCATCAGTATTGGACAGctggaagaagagaaaggCTCATGCGTGGTGATCAAGAACGGAGTCATGAGGATTTGGGATCGGCGCAAGATCGGGGAGCGCCGTGGTCGCCTCCTTGTCAAGGTAACCAGAGGCAACAACCGACTCTACATCCTCAACGTGCAGGTAGCACAACCCGTGTGCCTTGTCGCCCGCCGGGACGACGAGGCGTGGCAGTGGCACGAGCGCTTCGGCCATCTCCACTTCGAGGCCCTGAAGCGGCTCAGTACCAAGGAGATGGTGCGAGGCATGCCATGCCTTGACCACGTGGAGCAGTTCTGCGACGTCTGTGTGTTGACAAAGCAGAGGCGGCTCCCCTTTCCCCATCAGACGAGCTTCCGAGCCAAGGAGCGGCTCGAGCTCGTGCACGGGGATTTGTGTGGCCCGGTGACTCCGGCCACACCAGGAGGACGACgcttcttcttgctgctcgTCGACGACCTCTCTCGCTACATGTGGGTGACGGTCCTCGGTAGCAAGGGAGAGGCTGCGGACGCCATTAGGCGCACGCAGGCTGCTGCGGAGGTGGAGTGCGGCAGCAAGTTGCGCATCCTGCGCACCGACAACGGCGGCGAATTCACGACGGCTGAATTCGCGTCGTACTGTGCCGATGAAGGTATTCACCGCCACTACTCCGCGCCGTACAGCCCACAGCAGAACGGCGTCGTTGAGCGGCGCAACCAGACGGTTGTGGGGATGGCTCGAGCCCTCCTCAAGCAGAGAGGAATGCCGGCTCTCTTctggggggaggcggtggtaaCGGCCGTCTACATCCTCAACCGCTCACCTACCAAGGCTCTCGATGGCAGGACGCCGTACGAGGCTTGGCATGGGCGCAAGCCATCGGTCTCCCACCTGCGAGTCTTTGGCTGCCTCGCGTTCGCCAAGGAGCTTGGCCACATCGGCAAGCTCGATGACAGGAGCATCCCAGGGGTGTTCATCGGCTACACGGAAGGCTTGAAGGCCTACCGCATCCTCGACCCGGTAACACAGCGTGTGTGCACAGCGCGCGACGTGGTGTTTGACGAAGGGCGCGGATGGACATGGGACAAGACGGTGGACAACGGCTCTACTCCGACGTATGACGACTTCACTGTCGAGTACATCCACTTCAGGGAAGCTGGGGGAGTGGGTAGCTCCCCTTCACCGAGCGTGCCTACCCCAGTCTCCGATTCTCCACCAACTCCAGCACCCACCACTTCGGCAGCGCCACGCTCTCGAGCCATGACTTTGGCTGCGCCGAGCTCTACGCCGACACCACCACAGTTGGCGACCCCACGCACTCCGACACCAACAGCCACCCCTCCGGGCACGTCCACACCAACACCAGCTCACGTCGAGCGCAGCCCGGTGCAGTTCGCTACTCCGCTCTCACACGATGAGGAGCGCATCGACGCCTACCATGATGGAGAGCCCCTGCGGTACCGTACGATGGAGGACCTCCTCGGCGACCAGCCAGTGCCGGGACTGGTGCCTCATGACCTGGAGGAACAGTTGCACCTTgcgtgcgacgacggcgagcctcgGTCCTTCGCAGAGGCCGAGAGACACGCGGCATGGCGCGCCGCGATGAAGGCGGAATTGGACGCAGTTAAGGAGAACCGCACCTGGGAGCTTGCTGACCTCCCTCATGGTCATTGTGCGATCTCTCTTAAGTGGGTGTTCAAGCTGAAGAGGGATGAAGCCGGAGTCATCGTCAAGCACAAGGCTCGCTTGGTGGCACGTGGTTTCGTGCAGCAGGAGGGGATCGACTTCGACGATGCCTTCGCCCCAGTGGCACGGATGGAATCCGTGCGACTCCTTCTTGCGCTGGCAGCTCAGGAAGGCTGGCGCATCCATCACATGGACGTCAAGTCGGCGTTCCTCAACGGCGACTTGAAGGAGGAGGTTTGCGTGCACCAGCCGCCGGGTTTTGCGATCCCCGGCAAGGAGGGCAAGGTGCTACGTCTGCACAAGGCCTTGTACGGCCTGCGGCAGGCACCGAGGGCGTGGAATGCCAAGTTGGATTCCACGCTCAAGAGGATGGGCTTCGAGCCAAGCCCGCACGAGGCTGCTATCTACCGGCGGGGAATGGAGGAAATACCCTGCTGGTGGgtgtttatgttgatgacttGGTGATCACCGGCACCAAGGATACGGAGGTGGCAGCGTTCAAGGAAGACATGAAGGCCACTTTCCAGATGAGTGACTTGGGGCCCCTCTCCTTCTATCTGGGGATCGAGGTGCACCAAGATGACTCCGGGATCACACTTCGCCAGACTGCCTACGCCAAGCGCGTAGTTGAGCTCGCTGGGCTCAACGATTGCAACCCAGCCCTCACCCCgatggaggagaggctgaagcTGAGCCGGGACagcacggcggaggaggtggacgcTACGTAGTACCGGCGTCTTGTGGGGAGTCTTCGCTATCTCACCCACACACGGCCGGACTTGGCATTCTCCGTCGGCTACGTTAGTCGGTTCATGCAGCGACCGACGACGGAGCACCAGTAGGCTGTGAAGAGGATCATCCGCTACGTTGCGAGGACTCTCGACCACGGCCTCTACTACCCGAGGTGCCCTGGAAAGGCACAGTTCATTGGGTACACCGACAGCGACCACGCCGGCGATATCGACACTAGTAAGAGCACGAGCGggattctcttcttcctcagcAAGTGCCTCGTTAGCTGGCAGTCAATCAAGCAGCAGGTGGTGGCCCTATCCAGCTGCGAGGCCGAATACATAGCGGCCTCCACTGCTTCGACCCAGGCACTCTGGCTTGCTCGACTGCTCGGTGATCTCCTCGGCCGAGACACTGGAGCGGTGGAGCTTAGGGTGGACAGCAAGTCCGCTCTGGCCCTGGCAAGGAATCCTGTTTTTCATGAACGGAGCAAGCACATCCGGGTGAGGTACCACTTCATTCGAGGCTGCTTGGAGGAAGGGAGCATCAAGGCCAGctacatcaacaccaaggaccagctTGCGGATCTGCTTACCAAGCCCCTTGGTAGGATCAAGTTCCTTGAGCTTTGCTCCCGGATCGGGATGGCTCAACTTTCCCACAAGACGACGCACAAAGACTCAGGGGGAgaatgaaggaataagtcttaGGCTGTTTAGTCTTGGTCCTGTGGTGTCCTACCcttgtttttcagtttttagttGCTAGGACAGCATaatgaaggaataagtcttaGGCTGTTTagtcttggtcttgtggtgtcctacccttgtttttcagtttttagttgctaggacagcatctaggacaggttgttaggatgctctaggacaggttgttgagatgctctaggacagcatcttttagactagtaggcagctataaatatgtatccaaccctCCCCCGGGAAGGGtatgacatttggtgataagtaaacagaaaattgccttaagtttgagtgtcatcctctcaccaatgagagtaacaataGAGATACTAACAGGTTTGGCAGCTCTCTGTTACTTGTTGACATCATATGCTACCATTGTCCAGCTTTTGGTTGCACTGAAGGTGCGCTACCCACAGCGGATTACAATCCTTCGTGGAAACCATGAGAGCCGGCAGGTATGTAAATTTCACCATGCCCATGAAAtgatttttatcattcattttcttttctggagATCAAATAAGTTTAAAATGGAAACCCTGTTCAAAAATTGtgatcttttttataaaaccatTTCTTGCTTTGTGCCATCTAGATGATGTTTgcttttcatttcatttttatttaaactatGAACTCTTCAATACTTGCAGATCACACAAGTTTATGGATTCTACGATGAATGCCTACGAAAGTGAGTTTATTTAGGTGGTTGAAAGTCAACTTGTGATGTATCTACGTAAATAAAAGCTAATAGTTTATCTAAGTTCTTTTCTAGTATTGACTTATGGATACAAAGTGGTctgcctttatttttttaattgattgatCTTGTTCTGCCTTTTGACTATTTTAACCAGGTATGGAAGTGCAAATGTCTGGAAGATCTTCACCGACCTTTTTGACTATTTTCCATTAACAGCATTGGTGTGTGCTCAACTTGCAGACCCCCTTCTATTTCCTTTCCTGTTTTTTTGTTCTGAATATTCTTTTGGAATTGCTTATTGTTTCCAAGAAATCGCCAAGCCAATGCGAGAGTTAGTATCAGTTGGAATACACTTGTTAACATCATTTGTACATGTGCCTTCTTTGTCAACTTTAGGCAATCGCTACTCTCTAAATAAAATCTGGCTTCAGTAGTCTAAAGTCTAAACATTTATCCTCTTAGCCTGACTAGTTTCTGGTGCTTCTAGATAATTTGTGGATTGTTTCTTGAATGGTTTTGTCTCCCCAGGATAAGTAATGCTGGCATCTTTCATGTGCCACTGCCACCATAACTGCTTAAGCTTTTCCTGGAAACCAAAGCTGGTCTAACAACAGTATGTAACCTAGTGTGGGTGCACTTTCTGGTTGACTGTCCTTTTTATTACCTGGAATTGACAATATATGTGCAAGACCATTGGAAATACATGATTTGATCAAtcctttttttaatctgaTGGTGGCCATGTACAACTTTCAGTTTGGTGCTTAGTGCTATATCAATTCTTGCCATCTGTTATAGTTCCATTGGTTCCTCGTAATAATCAATCAATGTTTCTGTTCTCTTGGAAATTTAGAAATCTTTCTTTTTGTATTTGCTCAGGAattttattgatttaaaattGTCCTCCTGCTTGAAGGTTGAATCCGAGATTTTCTGCCTCCATGGTGGTTTATCACCATCGATCGATAATCTTGATAGTGTTCGCAGCTTAGATCGTGTTCAAGAGGTCCCTCATGAGGGCCCTATGTGTGATCTTTTATGGTCTGACCCAGATGATCGATGTGGTTGGGGCATATCTCCTCGTGGTGCTGGATACACTTTTGGCCAAGTACTAAGCATGCTGCCAACTTCCATtagttctcttttttttattaatagatcTGTTATGTTCTCAACTATACATGTTTCACATTTTTCAGGACATATCAGAACAGTTTAATCATACCAATAATCTCAAACTTGTAGCCCGGGCTCATCAGTTAGTTATGGAGGGTTATAACTGGGCGCATGTAAGTTGTTCAGCGTAGATTTAATTGTGTCATTGATTAGCTAGCAGCCTAGCATAGTACCGTTGTCTTATTATTCTTCACTGTTTTCAGGAACAAAAGGTTGTGACCATATTCAGTGCACCCAACTATTGTTATCGATGTGGCAACATGGCATCCATCCTGGAGGTTGATGACTGCAGGAATCACACATTTATTCAGGTGCATGCCACTTTATTCTTTCTGATATCCTTTTGCCGTTATTCCAAATGTTGTTATAATTCAGGTATTGTTAACCAGCTACATGTAGCTTATACATGATACAGGTATGGTAATACCAACGAATTTAAAAACAGATTAGCGTCGTTGCTGGTTCACTTTTCTTGTCAGTACTGTTGTGCTCTAAGCCTCTAACTGTAGGTTGTGAAATTATCCCTGGGATTCAACTTTGATTATTTTTGCAGTTTGAACCAGCTCCGAGGAGAGGTGAACCAGATGTGACACGGAGAACACCTGATTATTTCCTTTAAATTATCTGTTGTAATTTgtattgttttgtttccttTCTTTGTCAAAGATCGTAATAGTGAATGCTGGCCAGTAAAATTTTGTGGGATCCCTGTGGTATCTAAGCTGGCCAGCGATAGCATGAGAGTGCCgacatccaaaaaaaatgtgaaacaTATGACCCTCATTGATCATTTTGAGAGCGGTCTATCATCCAGGATTCAATGCTTCGCCCATGGTTGTGGACAAATTTGCACTATTTAGGAAGGCATTGTGTTGACAGAGATAAAACTTCTGTTTTGGTATCGGCTGGTGTGCATGTAACATCTATCATTAATGAAAAACAAGCTGATATCTCGGTTGCTAAATAAGCCTCTTATAACCTGCTTATAGCTGAGggattaattttggagttgattttgggttttttttcttaatagtAGTATATTTTCATAGCATCGCTTAATTAACCGTGTACATTGtagattggaaaaaaaaaagttgtatccataaattatttgattGTTCAAGTCATTTTTCTTTGACATATAAGACGTAGCTCAACCTATCTACCGCATAGATGAATCCCTACTTGACAGACAATTTTCTTAGTCACATACTGAAAATAACCTTCGCGAATGGAACAGCGAATGCACAAACCAGAAAAGGCATGCTTGTTTTTTGCCTGATCTTTTGCACATTTAgtaaaatttttcatatgcttataactagtactctctctgtctctaaatattatttgatggctgatttttttatacatatttaactatttgtcttattcaaaaaatttatataattattaattatttttatatcattttatttattgttaaatatacttttatataatatatatatatatagctttccatattttaaaaaaaatgaataaaacaaatgagtCAAACAtgttaaaaagttaacaaatTTAGAGAAGAGTGCTAGATAGCCTGGACGTGTATTCTGTTCTAGCAGTACGATATAGAGTCGTCCAAAAGGTACTATTACGATGTATCGAATGCACCAAGAGCAAATACAAAGCTTATTCATAATGCAATTGAACTTGCAATTTGCAAACATGGcattctgcaatttgaataaaatcaaCATTACAGGGTCTTCGACATGGCAACAAGCTAAGCACATGGTACCAAAAATAATGTCTGATAATCAACAACATTCAGAATTCGTACGCTACTTAGCAcagagagggaaaagaaaaagatacaCCTTGATACATACAAGTCTTCCGAAAAGGAAGAGCATCTGAAGATTACTATTGGCGACTTGGCGTCTCCTGGCTTCCAATCGATATTTGGAAGAGCATAAATGCTGTTGGCGTCTCCTGGCTTCAATCAGAAAATTTGGAAGGTTTCACTGCACCTCCGTTGGTTTCAATCGACAGTACCAGAGCATGCGCTGGGTGCATATCAAAGGGTGGAAAAAGATGATCTTTTTAATCTCCAGACAGGCACCGAAGGCAGCCGCACTGGAAGCCAAAACCGTCAGCCAGAATCTTCTGCCGTGCATTGACATCCATGCTTGCATCAATGTAGCAGATGCGCAGCTCTTCACCTATGTAGCAGATGCAGCAGCACAATTTTAGCGATTTTGGCAGACATcagtgtgcatgcatgcttttTGCTCAAACTGTGTGCAAGGGTTGGTGGTATAACCGGGACCAGTGCTCTGAGGATCGATCTCCATACCTTCGTCGATATTGCGGAGTGCCTTCAATCTTGCGTCTGCGCTGGCCAGCCAAACTATGTGAGTATTGGGATCTGAAAGTTGATGACGAAATATGGTGAATGACAGGATCTGAAATTTCATACAAAACTAAATGCGATAATATTGATCCAGTACAATAAATTTCCTTTTCTAATTCTGTAAAGTGGTTAATAACCCAAAGGTTCCACAAAACTTGATGATATAAGtctatgaaaataatttgggCAAACAAATcagttaatatatttaatcatataataatgAAGAATTCAGAAATCATAGTCAAACTTTACCGCACCGCAACAAAATGGCAATAACAAATTTTTGAATCTCATGCCAAAATACACCGTTAGAATATTTGATTGGAAAACGGAAATCTTATAGtgaaaaatgtaaatattacTTATGGTTCAATAGCACGTGGTCAAAAGACATACCGCAATCATGGTTATAGAAAGAGGGAAGCATATAAACAGCATTGCCAACTGCTGCATCACAAGCTACAGAGGCTACGGCTGATGATAGAAGGTCCTGATATGAACTTGCAACCAATTCAATGCGGAATGCATTTATGCGTATTCTTGCCAGCACATTGATGTACCACTCTTTGGTCAAGACTAATTTGTCAAAGAAAGCTAGATGAGAAAAGGTAAGTTAGACAGGATTGAAATATGGATTTGatccatttttttatggatCTTTATCAGAATTACTGTTCAACACTGGTTGGCCTTACACAAAAGAGGTGAGAAAGAAATCAAGGATACAAGTTGTGACTTCTTCCTGAAACCCTGCCTTCCTAAAAATGCAATCCAACAATTTGAATTCCTCCTCCATCTAAAATATTCCATTGTTCATGTAAGCAcaagagaaataaaattatagaatATGAATTAGTTGAATGTTACATGTTTGTGTTCTGACAATAACAATAGTTACAATAGCAAGGGtccacagaaaaaaaaataaagcagcTACCTCAGTAAGTGTCCCCTGGTGCAAACGGGCTGGCTGAAGTATGTCAAGACAGTCTGCACTAACAGCTCCCGATATAACCATGCAAGCTAGTCGCTTCGCCATGTATGGGTACTTCAGACCGCGTGAACTTTAGGAAGAAAAGCAAGTTGCATGTTTAACAAAATGGCATCACCACAGAATTAACAAGTAACCAATAGCATGAGCATAGATGCAATGGGGAAGTCGGgaagcacatatatatacacacaaggAACAAAGATATACCTGCAGTGGTCATCAAATAAAGACCAATCCGCTTTCTTTTCAATGTCATGGAATCCCTAAATTGGCCAAAATCTTGTCAGACAACACCATTTTCAGTTACACTACGCAAATATCTTGTTGAAAGGAggaatataaacatattgtacttctcctttttttttagggAAACATTTTCTGAAATACTGGAAGCCTTTGACCATTCAAACAAGGCAACAGTCTGCACCTACGAGGGCAATTTACCATTCACATTTTGTTGCAAGACACATTCTGAATCTTGATACAGTATAATGAACAACTGGAACAACACAAGTGATCAAGAGCACCACACTAACCCCTACCGAGTCTTGAAATAATAGCATCATGAGTGATAGTATACAAATCAATGGTGGAAAGGCCTCACCTTGGCGTGGTCCCTGCACGCGTCGCTGCAGAAGtagcagctcccgccgccgccgctgccgctgctcccgACCTTCCTCCTGAGGCAGCTGTAGCACACCTGAGAACCCCCAAATCCGAAGCGTTTCATCACTCCATCCGTAGGGAAAACGTCGGGTTTCTGGAGGAACGGGCGGCGAGCGGAGCGGAGGGCTCACCTCGTGGAGGAGGGAGTGGGAAGGGTGGGAGACGAGGGGCTGCGCGGAGTGGaggacctcgccggcgacgatgggGCGGGTGGCGAGGACTCCTCGGCCGGAGGACTCCGTCAGCGCCACGCGGATCGGCGGAgggccgcgggcggcggccgccgccgccgcgccgccggtgcagaggaggcggcggcggaggcggaacaTGAAACTGGGGACGGCTGGAAGAGATCTCGGCCGTTGATCTGCTTGAGGGTCTTCAAGTTCTCTCAATTGAGGCCTCTTTTCGAGTTTCAACACAAAAGGTAGgaatatcaaaaaaatttacagaGAAACGTAGTACTCTCactgtttatattataagatattttgataAGATTTATACgtaattatatgtatatatgttttgtatatatgtataactaggaataattaactttttgccactcttagaaatggttctaacatatttgccactaGACTCATATGTTATAGAGACATGAggttccacatgtcatagacagcgggtggcaaatatgttaggtgtcatttttaagagtgcaaaaagttaaatgcccctaaatttattatcatccatatgaaaacgtgttaaaaaatttataacttaGGACACGAGGTAATACGATTTTAGCACAAATCAGATTATTTTTAGGTTTATCTGATTTTCTAAGACTAAGATATTcataaatagtaataaaaCTAACATTTCTTTTTCCAATTGAATTCTCCGGTCTCCACATGTCACTCCCTCCTATCTAGAGTATGTAGTTGGAACCTCTAACATGTCACCACAATTTCTTACTGGTGTTGGCCTCTCCTAAACGCTACCACCAATGTGGTTAACTGTCTCATCATTCGGCAAGACCTATTCATCTTCAATGACCCGCACCTTCAAATCTATTATCATTTGCATCTTTAAAGAGTAGGTCCATATCATTAATGTGGCCTATCACCCCCTACTCTCTTACAATAGAAGTAATACTATTATCTCGTAGTATCACCTACCTTTCACCTTTAAGTTTTCTCCCTGTATGTACCCTTCATCTCATCCGATTTCTTAATCCAGTCAACTTGCTTGAGGGGGATTATAGAAGGTTAAACAAATATAACACTATTAATAGTAAGTTTTTCATCTCTCCAGAGGTATCCCCTATAactttttctctcaaaaagCATACGCAAATGACTgtttaaatgtttatttaaaaattttagcaatataGAATAGTGGCATGTGTCACTCAACCAAAAGGTAAAGTTTAAAACCGACGTATGCAGCgaaaaacatagataaattcgTGTATAGATATCATAAATACTTACGCCGATAAGGAGCTAAAAGAGACCACCTTAATACCTGTTTCAAAGATGGATAATTTCGTATCTAATTCGATAAAGACAGGCGCAGATCTATGAATAAGGAATGTTGCACTAGTATCTAC
It encodes the following:
- the LOC102713770 gene encoding serine/threonine-protein phosphatase PP2A-4 catalytic subunit codes for the protein MEEGVGSRGGGCGGLDAQIEQLMECRPLSEPEVKTLCEKAKEILMEESNVQPVKSPVTICGDIHGQFHDLVELFRIGGKCPDTNYLFMGDYVDRGYYSVETVTLLVALKVRYPQRITILRGNHESRQITQVYGFYDECLRKYGSANVWKIFTDLFDYFPLTALVESEIFCLHGGLSPSIDNLDSVRSLDRVQEVPHEGPMCDLLWSDPDDRCGWGISPRGAGYTFGQDISEQFNHTNNLKLVARAHQLVMEGYNWAHEQKVVTIFSAPNYCYRCGNMASILEVDDCRNHTFIQFEPAPRRGEPDVTRRTPDYFL
- the LOC102714042 gene encoding histone-lysine N-methyltransferase ATXR4 yields the protein MFRLRRRLLCTGGAAAAAAARGPPPIRVALTESSGRGVLATRPIVAGEVLHSAQPLVSHPSHSLLHEVCYSCLRRKVGSSGSGGGGSCYFCSDACRDHAKGFHDIEKKADWSLFDDHCSSRGLKYPYMAKRLACMVISGAVSADCLDILQPARLHQGTLTEMEEEFKLLDCIFRKAGFQEEVTTFLTKEWYINVLARIRINAFRIELVASSYQDLLSSAVASVACDAAVGNAVYMLPSFYNHDCDPNTHIVWLASADARLKALRNIDEGEELRICYIDASMDVNARQKILADGFGFQCGCLRCLSGD